From Saimiri boliviensis isolate mSaiBol1 chromosome 9, mSaiBol1.pri, whole genome shotgun sequence, a single genomic window includes:
- the PRNP gene encoding major prion protein gives MANLGYWMLVLFVATWSDLGLCKKRPKPGGWNTGGSRYPGQGSPGGNRYPPQGGGWGQPHGGGWGQPHGGGWGQPHGGGWGQPHGGGWGQPHGGGWGQGGGTHNQWNKPSKPKTNMKHMAGAAAAGAVVGGLGGYMLGSAMSRPLIHFGNDYEDRYYRENMYRYPSQVYYKPVDQYSNQNNFVHDCVNVTIKQHTVTTTTKGENFTETDVKMMERVVEQMCITQYEKESQAYYQRGSSMVLFSSPPVILLISFLIFLIVG, from the coding sequence ATGGCGAACCTTGGCTACTGGATGCTGGTTCTCTTTGTGGCCACATGGAGTGACCTGGGCCTCTGTAAGAAGCGCCCGAAACCTGGAGGATGGAATACTGGGGGGAGCCGATACCCAGGCCAGGGCAGCCCTGGAGGCAACCGCTACCCACCCCAGGGTGGTGGCTGGGGGCAGCCTCATGGTGGTGGCTGGGGGCAACCCCATGGTGGCGGCTGGGGACAGCCCCATGGTGGCGGCTGGGGACAGCCCCATGGTGGTGGCTGGGGACAGCCTCATGGTGGCGGCTGGGGTCAAGGAGGTGGCACCCACAATCAATGGAACAAGCCCAGTAAGCCAAAAACCAACATGAAGCACATGGCTGGTGCTGCAGCGGCTGGGGCAGTGGTGGGGGGCCTTGGTGGCTACATGCTGGGAAGTGCCATGAGCAGGCCCCTCATACATTTTGGCAATGACTATGAGGACCGTTACTATCGTGAAAACATGTACCGTTACCCCAGCCAAGTATACTACAAGCCCGTGGATCAGTACAGCAACCAGAACAACTTTGTGCACGACTGCGTCAACGTCACGATTAAGCAGCACacagtcaccaccaccaccaaagggGAGAACTTCACTGAGACCGACGTGAAGATGATGGAGCGCGTGGTTGAGCAGATGTGTATCACTCAGTACGAGAAGGAATCCCAGGCCTATTACCAGAGAGGATCGAGCATGGtcctcttctcctccccacctGTGATCCTCCTGAtctctttcctcatcttcctGATAGTGGGATGA